Part of the Pseudomonas sp. Leaf58 genome is shown below.
CACCGGCTCGTACTCGCGGGTCTTCGCCCTCGACGCCAAGACCGGCAAGCGCCTGTGGACCTACAACCACCGCCTGCCCGACAACATTCGCCCGTGCTGCGACGTGGTCAACCGTGGCGCGGCGATCTACGGCGACAAGATCTACTTCGGCACCCTTGATGCGCGGGTCATCGCCCTGGACAAGCGCACCGGCAAAGTGGTGTGGAACAAGAAGTTCGGCGACCACAGCGCCGGCTACACCATGACCGGCGCCCCGGTGCTGATCAAGGACAAGACCAGCGGCAAGGTGCTGCTGATCCACGGCAGCTCCGGCGATGAATTCGGCGTGGTCGGCCAACTGTTCGCGCGCGACCCAGACACTGGCGAAGAGGTGTGGATGCGGCCCTTCGTCGAGGGCCACATGGGCCGCCTGAACGGCAAGGACAGCACCCCCACCGGCGACGTCAAGGCGCCGTCCTGGCCCGACGACCCGAGCACCGCAACCGGCAAGGTCGAAGCCTGGAGCCATGGCGGCGGCGCCCCTTGGCAAAGCGCCAGCTTCGACCCCGAAAGCAATACCATCATCGTCGGTGCCGGCAACCCGGGCCCTTGGAACACCTGGGCCCGCACATCGAAGGACGGCAACCCGCATGACTACGACAGCCTGTATACCTCGGGCCAGGTCGGCGTCGACCCGAGCACCGGCGAGGTGAAATGGTTCTACCAGCACACGCCTAACGATGCCTGGGACTTCTCCGGCAACAACGAGCTGGTGCTGTTCGATTACAAAGACAAGGACGGCAAACTGGTCAAGGCCACCGGCCACGCCGACCGCAACGGTTTCTTCTACGTGGTCGACCGCAATAACGGCAAGCTGCAGAACGCCTTCCCCTTCGTCGACAACATTACCTGGGCCAGCCATATCGACCTGAAGACCGGGCGCCCAGTGGAGAACCCAGGCCAGCGCCCGGCCAAACCGCTGCCCGGTGAAACCAAGGGCAAACCGGTGGAGGTCTCGCCACCGTTCCTCGGTGGCAAGAACTGGAACCCCATGGCCTACAGCCAGGACACCGGGCTGTTCTACATCCCCGGCAACCAGTGGAAAGAGGAGTACTGGACCGAGGAAGTGAACTACAAGAAGGGGTCGGCGTATTTGGGCATGGGCTTCCGTATCAAGCGCATGTATGACGACCATGTCGGCACCTTGCGTGCCATGGACCCGAGCACCGGCAAACTGGTGTGGGAGCACAAGGAGCCCCTGCCGCTGTGGGCCGGCGTGCTGGCGACCAAGGGCAACTTGGTGTTCACCGGCACTGGCGATGGCTTTTTCAAGGCATTTGACGCGAAAACGGGCAAGGAGTTGTGGAAGTTCCAGACCGGCAGCGGCATCGTCTCGCCGCCGATCACCTGGGAACAGGACGGCGAGCAGTACATTGGCGTCACCGTGGGTTACGGCGGCGCGGTGCCGCTGTGGGGTGGTGATATGGCCGAGCTGACCAAGCCGGTGGCCCAGGGCGGCTCGTTCTGGGTGTTCAAGATCCCGAGTTGGGACAAGCACACCGCGCAACGTTGATCGCCACCGGGGGGGGCTGCGCCCCTCCCGCACTAGCCCTTGTCCTGCCGAGAGCCTTTCGCCATGAACTACCTGCCATTTGCCTTGCTGCTGGTGCTTTCCCCGGCCATGGCTGTGAATGCCGACGACACTGGCAACGATGCCCCGTTGACCATCAACCGCTGCCTGATCGCCGAAGCCAGCCAGTGCCCGGGGGCGAATTTGCGTGGCGCCAACCTGGCCAACCAGGACCTGCGCAAGATGAACCTGGCTGGCGCCGACTTGCGCGATGCCGACCTGCGCCATGCCCGGCTGGACCTGGCCAACCTTGAGAAGGCCCGCCTGCAGGGCGCCAACTTGACCCGTGCCAGCTTGCAACAGAGCAACCTGCGCCTGGCCGACCTGAGTAACAGCAAACTCGTGGCGATTCAGGGCTGGGGGCTGTTTGCCCAAGGGGCGCAATTTGCAAAGGCCGACCTCAGCGCGGCCTACCTGCAGTTCGCCAGGTTGTCGGGGGCGAAGCTGCAGCAGGCCAACCTGCAAGCGGCGGACCTGGAAATGGCTTGGCTGAGCAAGGCTGATCTGCAAGGGGCTAATCTTGCGGATGCCAACCTGCAGGAAGCCAAGTTTGGCCAGAGCAACCTGGCGCGCGCCGATTTGCGCGGGGCGCGCCAGCATTATGGGAATTTTCAGGATGCCAATATGGAGGGGTGTAGCGGGTGCCCTGCGAGTTGGGGGGATTGAGTGGGTGTTCGCCTTGGCATTATCTGCGCCTGTGAGATTGAGCGCCGCCCGCGCGGCGCTTCGCGGGGCAAGCCCGCTCCCACATTTTCGGGCCAATTATTCCTGTGAGAGTGGCGCGCGACGGCCTTGTTTGTTCCATTGAATATCGAAGGTTAAGCATCTGCTGTTAATCCATCTCCAGCCATACGCCAAGGGTGCGCGCGCCTCTGGTGCAGGAATAATTGGCCCGAAAAAAATGTGGGAGCGGGCTTGCCCCGCGAAGCGCCGCGCGGGCGGCGCTCGATCTCCCAGGCACCAAAAATGCCATGCCAGGCACCTGTCAGCCCCAACCCAATCCCCTCACCCTCACCCTCACCCTCACCCCGCCACCCGCACCACCCCCAAATCAATCCCCAAGTGCACCAGCTCAGCATGCGAGCTAACCCCCAACTTGCTCTTGAGCAAAGTCAGGTGGTTAGACACGGTCTTGGCGCTGATGCACAACTGCTCGGCAATCACCCGCACCGGTGTGCCCTTGGCCAGCATCACGAAAATCTCCAGCTCGCGCTGGGTCATGCGCTGCAGGCGCGGGTCGCTGTCATGCCGCGGTGCGGTGCAGGCCAGCTGGGTCGCCAAAGGCTGTTCAATATAGGCATGCCCGGCCAACACCCGCTGCACCGCCTCGATCAACACTTCAGGCGCCGAGTTCTTGGTCAGGTAACCCAAGGCCCCCGCGTCCAGCGCCTGGCGCACCAGCGGCAGCTCGTCGTGCATGCTAAAAAACAGCACCCGCAGCTGCGGCAGGCGCTGGCGCAGGCGGCGGGTGGTTTCCAGGCCGCTGATGCCGGGCAGGCCGAAGTCCATGATCACCAGGTTGGGCACCTGCTCCTGCACCCGAGCCAGCGCCTCTTCACCACTGGTGGCCTCGCGCACCTGTACGGTCGGCAGTACCGTCCGCAGCAGGCTGGCATAGCCCTGGCGGACCACGGCATGGTCATCGACCAACACGATATTCATCTCACCTCCATGGGAATATTCAGGGCCAGCGCCCAGCCGGCACCCGGGCGGCTGAGGATGCGCAGTTCACCGCCCAGGCTGCGCGCGCGCTCGGCCATCGAGTGCAGGCCTACCCCAGGGCGCTGGGGCTGTTGCGCGCCGCAACCGTTGTCACGCACCAACAGGCGCAACCCCTTGGCGCTGCGTTGCAGGCGCACCCGCACCTGGCTGGCACCGGCGTGCCGGGCGACGTTGGTCAACGCCTCCTGCAACAAGCGATACAAATGCGTGCGGCTTGCCCCAGGCAACGCCGGCAGGTGCTCGCCGACCCGCAGGCGGCAATCGATGCCCTGGCTGGCCTGCCACTGGCTTACCAGCAAGCTGAAGGCTTCGGCCAGCGGCATGTGCTGCAAAGCCAGCGGATACAGGTCGTGCACCAGGGCACGAAACCCCTGCTGCAGGCGTTCGCAATCGAGTTCCAGGGCGCGTGTCGTCTGCACCACCACGCTGGGCTGGTCGGCCACCATGCGCAGCAGGCACAACTGGGCACGAATACCCGCCAGGTACTGCCCAAGGTCGTCGTGCAGGGCCTGCGCCAGCTGGGTACGCTCCCGCTCCTGTACAGCCAGCAGCGCCTGGGTCA
Proteins encoded:
- a CDS encoding response regulator transcription factor, with the protein product MNIVLVDDHAVVRQGYASLLRTVLPTVQVREATSGEEALARVQEQVPNLVIMDFGLPGISGLETTRRLRQRLPQLRVLFFSMHDELPLVRQALDAGALGYLTKNSAPEVLIEAVQRVLAGHAYIEQPLATQLACTAPRHDSDPRLQRMTQRELEIFVMLAKGTPVRVIAEQLCISAKTVSNHLTLLKSKLGVSSHAELVHLGIDLGVVRVAG
- the exaA gene encoding quinoprotein ethanol dehydrogenase; the encoded protein is MTIRSLPALSPLALSVRVLLLAGGLALGNVATAATTPAAAASKNVTWEDIANDHLTPQDVLQYGMGTNAQRWSPLAQVNDQNVFKLTPAWSYSFGDEKQRGQESQAIVSDGVVYVTGSYSRVFALDAKTGKRLWTYNHRLPDNIRPCCDVVNRGAAIYGDKIYFGTLDARVIALDKRTGKVVWNKKFGDHSAGYTMTGAPVLIKDKTSGKVLLIHGSSGDEFGVVGQLFARDPDTGEEVWMRPFVEGHMGRLNGKDSTPTGDVKAPSWPDDPSTATGKVEAWSHGGGAPWQSASFDPESNTIIVGAGNPGPWNTWARTSKDGNPHDYDSLYTSGQVGVDPSTGEVKWFYQHTPNDAWDFSGNNELVLFDYKDKDGKLVKATGHADRNGFFYVVDRNNGKLQNAFPFVDNITWASHIDLKTGRPVENPGQRPAKPLPGETKGKPVEVSPPFLGGKNWNPMAYSQDTGLFYIPGNQWKEEYWTEEVNYKKGSAYLGMGFRIKRMYDDHVGTLRAMDPSTGKLVWEHKEPLPLWAGVLATKGNLVFTGTGDGFFKAFDAKTGKELWKFQTGSGIVSPPITWEQDGEQYIGVTVGYGGAVPLWGGDMAELTKPVAQGGSFWVFKIPSWDKHTAQR
- a CDS encoding pentapeptide repeat-containing protein codes for the protein MNYLPFALLLVLSPAMAVNADDTGNDAPLTINRCLIAEASQCPGANLRGANLANQDLRKMNLAGADLRDADLRHARLDLANLEKARLQGANLTRASLQQSNLRLADLSNSKLVAIQGWGLFAQGAQFAKADLSAAYLQFARLSGAKLQQANLQAADLEMAWLSKADLQGANLADANLQEAKFGQSNLARADLRGARQHYGNFQDANMEGCSGCPASWGD